The genome window GTGGTCAACCTCCAGATCCCCAAACCTATGCTGTCTTGTTGGATGGCCTGTGCAAGAATGGACAAGTTGTTGAGGCAATAAAAGTGTTTCATGAGATGGAAGACAAAacattgggcaacaatattgtgatttacaatattttaattgaCGGTTTGTGTAATGTTGGGAATCTTACAATTGCAAGAGAACTCTTTTATAGTCTACCTGCAAAAGGATTGCAACCCAATGTTCAAACTTTCAATGTAATGATCAAAGGGTTTTGCAAAGAAGGGCTAATTGATGAAGTGAGTGAGTTGCTAGAGAAAATGGATGGGAACCATTTCTCTCCTAATGATCGAACATATAACACAATCATCCAAGGGTTGTTGCAACAGAATGAGACAGTAAAGGCTATGGAACTTATTAAGATAATGGTTGACAAAGGTTTTTCAGCAAATGCAACCACTACATCCATGTTGGTTGACTTGCTATCTACAAATCCAGCAGATAAATCACTTCAAGAATTACTTATTAAGACTTTGTCAGTCAACCTATAACGTGTATGTATATTTGTTGGAAGTGGTAATTTACTTTTTATGAAgtgatgtttcttttcatatcattgatgttttttccctttcaaacttttttgtctttttttattttttatttttaataatctatAATTAAATAGGTTTTATTTGAAGTGAAGATTTGGTTGACCCTCACAAGGAGTTATTGGATGAGAGGAGAACTTTACTCTCTATGGAGTTGTGATAGATACAGAATAGGTCTTGTGAACCATATCACACATGAACAATGTGACATTCTCTCCTAAAATTAGAAGTGCTATGtcaacaacattttcacaacaaatcataagtggtaacttattattggttttaatttgaatttaccacTTAAATTACTTATTTGCTCACTAGTAACAACTTATAATAGcttgccacttaagatttgttgtgaaagtgttgtggaCATAGCTTTTCTCCTTCTAAAATAGCCATAAAAGTTGTAGCATGAAATGAGTAAACTTTAATTTGATTCTATTCCAATCATTTATATATTCTATTGTTTtataaacttcaatttgaaTTGTCCAACATGGGAGTGGCTCCCCATTTTGTCACTTACTGCAGTCTTATAGGTGGGTTTTATCAAGTGAAGAGACCCCATTATACATAGCCATTTTCTATAGTAGAAGGGCCTAAATTATACACCAATTTtccaaaatggaaaagaaatggAACCCCAAATGCTGAACACAAGTTCATTGTTAATGTTCCCTATAAAGTCATGAAGTACAGGGAGACGCAAATCCAAGGTTCAATGCATTTACCTTCACCACCACTTAACAAAGGCTAAAATACTCTTAATTTTTTCCCCACCACGGAAAGGCCAACATACCGTCCCTTATAGCAGTCAGTCCATCAGCAAAAAGAGCAACTGCAGAAAGAGTCATCGCAACATCTGGCATTTTGTTCATGTTGACATCAATAGCTCACTAGTGTTTTCTTTTGGAAGAATCTTGAGGTGGTCTAGTGATTGTGACACTAGTCTCTAACCAGGTAACCCTAGCACCCATCTTCTCAAGAACTTCCGCAAATTTTACGCCTCCCTTGATAAACGAAAAATATGGTAAAATATTAGTTGATTTGGTctatgcatgtatatatatatatatatatatatattggtcaAAGTAATCAAGACTGGGGtaataaatataacaaatattATGAATCAGTAACAGCTTTAAGAGCAACATTGCACTTGTTCACACGTGATATTGCTAAATCGGGCTTTTGCCAATCGTCTAGGATTCCCCACTCCTGGGGCCATGTCTCAATCGCAGAGAGGGTGATCATCTGAAAAGATCAACTAAAGATCATTAGCACGGTTTACTAGATCAACTACCTAATACTACACATGCTCATCAAATAACAGATCTTAGCTTTCTCCAGAATAGGCCCAAACTGTTCAGCAGTTTTCACACACCCAAATATTGGCACCTGTGATTTACCTGCAAACTGCTTGTCCCACAACCTTCAACAGTAACTGTCCCACAAGTGACTGCTGCATAAGCTAAGAAGTAACTAGCACTTGAAGCATCACCTTCAACATAAGCATTTCTGGGAGACCTAAAATATTTACTACTCTCAATAGTATAACCTGATTTCACAAATTACTGGaactatatattataaaacCTACTTGTACTTTTGACCTCCACGGATCAAGAACCGATCCAAGTTGTCTTTGTGTTCTACGAAGATCCCAAACAGTTCCACCAGCTTCAATGTCATCTCAACATAAGGAGCGGAAATCAACCTGTCGAtgatttcaatttcaacatCTCCAAGAGCCAAAGGAGCAGCCATGATCAAAGCAGTCAAGAATACACTACTAGTTGATCCAGAGAGCTTTACCTGCAAACAAAGACATAAAGCATAAAGGATCATGTTGGCTTAATCTTTGCACACAACACCAACACAAAGTGTTCTATTAGACACTGGTAAAATACTTAACGAAAGTGGATGGAAGGACGAAATGACtgacattttcaattttcaggaACAAAAATTGAACATGTACTATGTTTCAAGgacaaaaagaatatttttgcCTAATATCTTGTTTTGATAGGTAGATAGTGGGGAGGAGGGAGGTGGGGGTTTGAACCATAGATATGGGACACCACAAATGATGCCATTACTGCTGGCATGTTTTCCACTACAATTGCAATTTGTAAATTATTACATTGAAGGAATGTAACTGAAGCAAACAATAATATTTGACACTTGAGAATTGATATCCATATGctcaaaatttcctaaaaaacttaatgactctttttaaaattctatacATAAGGATACACTGAAAAAAgcttaaagttaaaaaaataaatcattaactTCAAGGGAGGAAAGACTTCACTCAGAAAGTTCTCCAAGAACAAATATGCTCCACCTCACTTGCCAAGTTACAAACCCGGTTATATCCATACCTCCATACAAAAGATAAAATCACTAGTTGAAATCTCATTGTAGTTATGCAGACCTAATCTTTCTGAACTTGGAATGACATCACATTAAACTTAAAGCTGGCTCCTCAAGGTTATGGCTTCTAAGACAGAAAGacatcaatgcagaaaaatgacaTGACGTTGTCTTCTCAGATATCtcagaaagagagggaaaaaaagggAATGGGAAACTTAATGTCTCACGAAACCGCATTATATGGAAGACTTGCGCAAAAAGATAATGCACAACCTCACCTTATCCCTTGAAAGACCCCCATTCCCGAATACACATATAGGGGGACATTTTGTGCCAAGAAAACAGTCAACATCAGCACCAAGCTGCTTAAGACCATCAACTAAATTTCCAATTGGTCTCTCTCTCATTCGGGGCATTCCATCAAGTATGTAGCTGAAATATATTGAATGGTGTAAAAAAGTCTGTGTACAAATTTGTAAATGAGACATATCACATAAGACCATTTCTTGtctaaatatctttttttatttttattggcaAGTTACACATGCACTCGATGGTCATGAACCATCccgttatttatttatatattttaagtggAGAAGAaggatttgaaccttggatgtCTCCATTGAAAATACCAAGAAATACCATATGACCTAAAGAAGAGTCCTTTAGACTCACCTCTAGCTAGTAAACCTATGTGCAAATGACCCCACCCATCAGAACCAGTTCCTAGGTAATCCATGGGCATTCACCCCTAATGAGCTAAATAGTTTATACTTATTCTCATAAGCACaccctccatcccattattatgAGGAAAGGATGTGTCAgttgagctatagctcattggCTCTTATCTAAATATCTTGGACTTGGACTTAATCCAAATTTTAAGgctaaagagaaaaaaataaaataaaataaaggtgtAGTATAAAGGGAAAAGTCCTATCTTGTTGTGAATATCACAACATTCCTTCTAATGGGGCAGAAATTTCATAATTCTGGAACAATTCTGTTTAAAAATGCAAATTCAGACAGACCTAGAATTTCCACTTGCAGCTGTCAATGGCCACATTGCAATTCCAAAATTTCCAAGGAAAAGTTGTACTTCATCCCTGGATTCTTTACCCGCTGGAAGGAGACCGCCACAACCTTCCACAATTGCTCTTTTTATTGCCTTGTCTTCTAACACACTAATTCCTAGGGTTCTCAATGCACCAATCATGTAATGAATATCATCTCTATTCAACAAGTTGTCCACAACAGTTGTTCCAGAATAATAAATGAGAACAATTAATGTATGCCAAAAGACTGGACTTGATTACGAGTAAAAATGAAACAATTTAGTCATTTATCATCAATTACTTAATCtaatgcttttctttttcacctAAACAGACACCAGAAGTAAATCAATTCCAAAAATGAAATACTCTCTTCCCATATTTCTCATGAACTAAGCTCAATCTAAAtattaagaattaaaataaCCAAGAAAAAAACCAACTCTCTCATCTTTCCCTTGCACCTTTCCACATCCAAACAGagagttattttatttcaagCACAGGAAAACGGATTTGGCTTATgtctagtacttttttaactgaaatctctttttttttttaatgaggaaCTACCacatcacccactaactaaataaaaggtgAAGACTAAAATCAACTCCCACTTactattgtgtatttaaaataaactgAGACctccagttaaaaaaatactagaggTTAGCCACACCCTAGGAAAACAAACAACATATACTATTCCCCCTCTCCCCAACATCGtaaccaaccaaacaaaatgtCTATATTACATTCtctaaaattcttaatttattaggcccacaagctaacaaaatgaaacacacaattgacaacaacaacaacatagccttagtcccaaaattttggggtcggctatggatcctcaatagaCTACTAAGGGTCCTCCACATATATTATTTTCCGTCATTCTGGTATATCTCTTTGTTACCACCTATTGGAcacgtcattttttttataacataagGAACTTTTCTCAAGAAGAGTACTTTGGACTCGCCTTTAGCCCATAAAACCTACTAGCAATTGACTCCACTTGCCATAACTAGTTGCCGAGTAATCTAGGGACATTCACCTTTGAAGGGCTAAGTAATAAAACctacaaaaatgtcatttttttactactttctactaatgttattttaggtctttcattatttttttatacttgacttgaatcaaCTCACTTCTTCTACATGGCTCCACAATGCACATGAACAAGATCAACTATCACAAGTCATTTTTCATCAATAGTGCATCCTATCTTTATGTGAATTTCTCTATTTCAAATTCTACCTTTCTTTCTATTTCCACTTATCCATCTTCACATTCTCATTTAAGCTacactaaatttataaaatacaaattttaactaactgaaaactaaaatacaaaattttaaaatgaagaatataaAACTCCTGAATTTTCCTACactttctcaacaaccaaacattGTATATACCTCAGAGAGAGCAGCCAGAAGCAGAATCCGATTCAACAGTGATTTAGACCCCGGCAACATGATAGTACCAGAGATATCTTTGATGGGTTGCAACACGATCTTCAGTGGCATTGACAGCTTCTCAGCTGTGGCAACTGAAGCTGAAACCCAAAAGGTACCAACTTTACCACTACCCACCATGCACACATGCTTGTGCTTCAAAGTCCAGGACTTTGATGACCCTAAAAGCTGTGACCCAAAAgagaatttgggttttttggagTTTGGGATTGTTGTCAAAGACTTGGGTGTTTTGAGCTCCGCAACAAATTTTGCTTACTTGTCCTTCCATTGACAAAATCCTTAGGGCATATTTGGTAGGCTGTAATAGGCGCTGTAATGTAATAGGTATTCCTAtgatttagttattctttagtttggttatgtttttattacaaagaaTAATCATTCcatatgaatagctattcttcaaaatgaggaataaatattcctctttaaaatgttGTATTAGTTATTCAttagtaagtgcaataattttaaaacttaatatatttctaagtaaacaaactttccatatacatctaataattataaaaataaaaaattataaaaaaaacacatatctctcttaaatttaaaaataaattttttaaggaaatataattgtataagtaagaaatttcctaaaataaatgttaagtttcattctaatgttataacttgCAACCAAattaatgaatatgtttagttattacattacaacacattttattcatagtaataaagattacaattcctgtcgtaatccacattcagtgtaccaaacatacccttagtaAATTTGGATACTAATTtttaatgaggaaaaaaaagaattttaagaattataaatttaaaggCAATTTGgcggaaaaaagaaagaaagaaaattgatatgatagttatttcttattataaaataacaTGAAAACAATCTTTTAATAATCTCAATTACAACATGATGTAATAATAAAGCCaatgtaagaaaaaattgacattttaatagttatttatttCACTTCCAAAACATGTTGTAATTGACATTATTAGTGAAATTAATCTCAATCACATCAATAGTGTCAGTGGCTTAGCTCAAAACATTTCAAAACTCCTGATTTCATTTGGTGTGAAAGTGAAAATTTAATAGGAAATTAGAaatgtaattattttattttttaataaaaatggatAGGCAATATTTTCCTTAATAAATAAGGCTATGAAGAATGCTAGTAAAAAAAGAATCTGACCAAAACCTATTTCAACTCAAACCCCACGCCCAAGTACCTCTCTCTATGCGCAAGAAGTACAAATCCCATGTTCATTTTGCCTGGTCAAACTCAAAACGCTGGTTCCCATTTCTCAGGGTTTTGAAGAAGAATTTGTCTTGCTCTCACTCCTCCCATCTGggttttactttttctctctctctctttgaatcAATGGAATCTCTCTCTAGACTCAACAATTGTCACCAAAGCCTCCACCACCTCTCACTCAATCACCACCGTCCCTCAGTCCCAAAAcccatctcttctctcttcctcacaacccCACCTTCACCATCGCCACCACCATCATCGCCACCACCCATAAGAGCTTCATCCTCACCAGACCCACTTTCCcaaaacccccaaaacccaCTCTCCCAAACCCTCAAATCCCTCCTCAAACTCACACTCCCCACCATAGCctccacagccacagccacagccacattGTTCTTAATTAGGTTCAACCCCAAGTCCCTCCTTGTCCCCACTActacacaaccacaaccacaacaaccCAATGGTGTTATTACCTGCTCTGACCTCAAGGTCAAGCTGAAAATCGTTGACTATCTCATTGAACTCAAACCAGATGACCAAGCTTGGAGTTTGTTGAAGACCCAGATTAGGAATTATAGCCTAGAGCTTGATTCTGCTAGTTTTGGGTTCAGAGAGATACTCGACAAGGACTTGTTGTGTCACAAGCCTCATTGTGGGGACATAAGGGAGTGTTTGGAAATGGCTGATGAACTCAAAGACTTGTCTTTAGAAATCAAGGCTGCAATGGACAACTGTATTAGGAATTCGGATATCAAATTGCATTTGAAGGATTTCAAGTATTTGGTTGCGCGAGTCAGGGATTCTAAGAGGAAAGTTTTTGGTGCGTTGAAGTATTTTCAGGAGCTTGAGCAACGAGACCATAACTACAGGGACTAAATAACAGAAAGGTGAAGTGGTTTTTCTTTGGACTCTAAgtcaatctttctttttttgtttaggttTGGTTAATGCATTTGGATGTGCTGTCTTAACTCTTAACTgtaaattttggttaaattattcaaattagagtgagagagagagagagagggaggctCTGAGGAAGAATAATGTTTGGTGAATTGGTTGTATGTGTCTCTCAATATTTATAGTAGAGGATACTGAGGGAGGGGAAATTATTTATACTGGTTACTTGgagggagaaaagaaatactTACATTTCTAGTTTTGTCATCATTTAATCTAGTGGCTTCAAGTGAATTGAATAAGTTTGATTTGTTGATATGTTGTCAAAGCACATTTGATCACATGGAAGTTGAAAACCTTCCCAGCTTAGGTTCTTTCTCTAAATATACATAAACAAGTAATACATCTTTTGCTGTTTATCTTATACTGCAATTGTGCATTTTTGTTGTCATATCAATTCTTTACATCATTTTTGAGTTtgttattaaaacaaaaagggcTAGTAGAACTACTCTGAAACTATTATTCTCCATGTTGACGATGCAAGAAAATGGGAACACAGGAGTgggggattttttttccccGTTGGAAGCCAAGGGtcaagaagaagagaaaaaaaaagttgtggaaGTCAAGTAAAGATtagatttgtttgtttgtttgggtgATCGGTGTGGATGATATATTTATAAAGCATCagtttatacacattttttgaAGAATGATTATTATGCCAAGACCTCCCCACCATTTTCTTGGGGAGGGAGGTGATCAGTATGAAAAATGCCTGCAGTAGAAATCTGAAGGCCTTGTTTTCTATGTTGTTGGTCCAAGAAATGCCTGCAGTAAATATTGGTGTGGACAGTTTATCCATAAAGCATCAATATGTGAAATAGGAAAATGGGCGAGAACTAACTTATACAGTAGTTGGCCTTGAGAATAAATCCCTTATTCAGACTCTTAATGGGAACTACCCTTACTTTGGTCAAATATGGTTTTTGTGGTTTGTATAATCTAGTATAGGTCCAGGATTTATGATTGAGAGCTTGTTGCTCAGCTGATTCAGATTTGATATGTGATATTCTGTTGGAAGATATATGTAATAGGAAGAAGGCTCTGTTAATAGTCAAGAGTCATGGAAACCTTCCTTGAGGACTTGCTCAGAAAT of Quercus lobata isolate SW786 chromosome 8, ValleyOak3.0 Primary Assembly, whole genome shotgun sequence contains these proteins:
- the LOC115957053 gene encoding 3-phosphoshikimate 1-carboxyvinyltransferase, chloroplastic-like; the protein is MIGALRTLGISVLEDKAIKRAIVEGCGGLLPAGKESRDEVQLFLGNFGIAMWPLTAASGNSSYILDGMPRMRERPIGNLVDGLKQLGADVDCFLGTKCPPICVFGNGGLSRDKVKLSGSTSSVFLTALIMAAPLALGDVEIEIIDRLISAPYVEMTLKLVELFGIFVEHKDNLDRFLIRGGQKYKSPRNAYVEGDASSASYFLAYAAVTCGTVTVEGCGTSSLQGGVKFAEVLEKMGARVTWLETSVTITRPPQDSSKRKH
- the LOC115957051 gene encoding putative pentatricopeptide repeat-containing protein At1g12700, mitochondrial encodes the protein MEDKTLGNNIVIYNILIDGLCNVGNLTIARELFYSLPAKGLQPNVQTFNVMIKGFCKEGLIDEVSELLEKMDGNHFSPNDRTYNTIIQGLLQQNETVKAMELIKIMVDKGFSANATTTSMLVDLLSTNPADKSLQELLIKTLSVNL
- the LOC115954794 gene encoding uncharacterized protein LOC115954794; the encoded protein is MRKKYKSHVHFAWSNSKRWFPFLRVLKKNLSCSHSSHLGFTFSLSLFESMESLSRLNNCHQSLHHLSLNHHRPSVPKPISSLFLTTPPSPSPPPSSPPPIRASSSPDPLSQNPQNPLSQTLKSLLKLTLPTIASTATATATLFLIRFNPKSLLVPTTTQPQPQQPNGVITCSDLKVKLKIVDYLIELKPDDQAWSLLKTQIRNYSLELDSASFGFREILDKDLLCHKPHCGDIRECLEMADELKDLSLEIKAAMDNCIRNSDIKLHLKDFKYLVARVRDSKRKVFGALKYFQELEQRDHNYRD